The segment CCAGGGCACCACGTAGGCAGGCCTCAGCAAGGTCTCTTCTGGCAGGTTGACCCAGCGGGAGTAGTTGGTGGGCGCCTGGCAGGGGGTGCAGAGCCCATAATAGAAGGGCCGCACCTCGCCCACCTGGTAGAGCTGCAGCAGCTCGTTTTTGTTCATGGGCATGCGGCGAGCTCGACGGATCTCAAAGGCAGGCACCACCAGCGCTGTGCCCGCCCACTGCTTGCTCTGATCCAGCATTTCCCGCAGGCTTCTCCACAGCCCCTCGCTGGGCACCATGTCCACGTCGATTACCAGGGCATAGTTGGCCCCCTCACGAGCCAGATTCCTCAGCAGGTTATTGGGGTAGGAGACGTTGGTGCCCAGCGCGTAATTGACCCCGGGCTGGGCCACCCTAGCCAGCTTGTCAAAGACCTCCTGGCAGGAACGCAACAGGGCAAACTCCCCTGGCTCCCGGGGGTCGGGAACGGCGGCCTCGTAGCGTGAGGGGCACACAAGGTGCATGGCGACCCTGGCACGCATATCGGGGCAGTGGCTGCTCAGCGCATAGGTCAGCACCGTGGCCAGCTGCGCCTCCTCCTTGGTGGCGGCGAACACCGACACCGACAGAGGGCCCTCCCAGCGCTCCAACAGGCCCGACAGGTGCAGCAGGTTGTCCACACTGGCGTGAGTGGCCAGGATCACATCGTTGGGGTCCATGGTGGTCTTCAGTAGGCCCCTGTAGACGCGGTAGTCGCCGCTGGCGTCCAGGACGCCTCCGGAGGCCAGCGCGGTGCGGAGCTGCGCCTTGACTTGGTCCACCGACCGCGGGGATGGGGGAAAGAACTCGAAATATTGGTCTTGCTCTTCTTGCCCATGCAGCCCGGACAGCAGCGACAGGTAGAGCAGCTGCAGCATAGCCACCAGCATGAGCGCGGCCAGCAGCAGCTGGTAGAAGGCACATCGGATGGCGTAGGACATCTGCATGGCTCTCGGGGTTCGGGGCGCGCAGCAGGGACCACCGGGCCGCAGCCTCCACTAGCCTCTGCAAACCCGGATTTACCGCAGCCTGCCGAGCGCGGCCGAAGCGAGCCGAGGCGAACCGAGCCCCTCGCGCAGCCCCGCCCACCCGGCCGCCCGCGCTGGCCTCCGGCGAGCCAGCTCGCCCCCTGCTCCCCAGGAGGAGTTACTGCAGCCTCGGTCCGCGCCGCGCGCTTTGCAAACGCTGGAAACTGCCCGCCACCGCGCCTGCTGTGTTCCGGGGGACCTGCACCCCGTCCTCTGGGTCAGTGCGCGACCTCCCGGACTAAGTGCGTCCTGAGACCTTGGTTCTCTCGCCCCAGAATCAGGGAGCGGAAACTGTGACCGAACTTGACTGCAGAATGGTGAAGGATGGCGCGGTTCCTGGCTGTGCCAGGCGGAAAGGAGCACAAAAGCCCTTTTCTGTCCGCCGCTTCTCCCTCTAAGTTTTATCAGGTCTGTATTGAGGAACGGCTGCAGGGGTCCCGGAAGACTCCTGGATGAGAGATAAGTGCATGTGGAAGACTGTGCCCTACGTGGGACGAGGTGGCCGAGTGGTTAAGGCGATGGACTGCTAATCCATTGTGCTTTGCACGCGTGGGTTCGAATCCCATCCTCGTCGTTCGTGTTTTACGCTGGAGGTGGTTCTTAATTTTCACACCCTGGTGTCTGGGGCAGTGGCTTGAAGAGAACTGAACTGGGGATGGGACACAATTCAGGTCTCCTTTCTGTGTTTGTTCAACGTGCAGCTCCGGCAGGTTCGTACCTAGAGTGTGCGGAGCTAGTGGGAGGAAGTCGGAGCTgtacttttccttctccatagaaaGAGCGCCAAGGGCCAGCATTCTGATCAATGCAAATTGGGGTCCAAGAACTAGAGACGACCCCCCTGGAGGAGCTGCTCTGTCTAAAGAAGTAGAACTGGTGGCAGTGGAGGCGATGttagattatttaaattattaaattattcagCGCACGGATTCCCCTTCCTCCAGCACTTCTCTCTGGGCAGAGACCTTGCATGTATCCACACACCTGCTGCCCTCCCTCACATACACAACCACGCACATTTAACACCAGTGTACACAGAAGCCGCTTAATAAGTGTTTCCGGAATGATTGACCCATGGACTCTATAAAGGGAGGAGAGGCCGTGCAGAAGGCAATTACTTCTATAGGTAACGTGTTCCAGCTCCGGGAATCTTCGGAAGGAGCTTTCGGTCCTCCCAGGGAGGGCCTGGAATGTCGGTTTAAGGTGTCTGCCTGCTGCTCCACAGGCAGTAGGGAACCAAGGTTGTTGAGTTAGGAAGTGATCAGGAGTAGGAGACCTTTATTTTGCGGCCCCAGCTTATGGAATCTGAAGCTGTCTCCTGGTaggtagtgtcagaattgagttgcgTTTGTAGGACACTTAGCTGGTGTCAGAGAATTGcttgatggggggtgggggtggggagataaaataaaccaaacaaaCCTAGGCATCAAATTTTATGTCCAAATTGTATGTataccctggagaatgaaatggaaacccactccagtattcttgtctggaaaatcccatggcagaggagcctgatgggctacagtccaaagggtcgaaaGAGTCAGAGGTGAGCAACTgaccacagaaacacacacagtgaagacccagacatagagaacagacttgatgCAGTGTGGGAAGGAAAGCGTGGGACAcattgagagagcagcatggaaacgtataaattaccatatgtaaagtggATGGctagtggaaatttgctgtatgatgcagggagctcaaatcaggtactctgtgacaacctagagggatgggggtggggtggggtgggaggtggaagggaagcacagagggagggaacatatgtatacctgtggctgattcatgttgatgcatggcagaaaccaacacaatattgtaaatgaatTGTCCGCcaattacaaattttttaaagtaaggaaaataaaaaaattgtatGTATAGAAGTAAACTGAATTTTGTGTATTGTCCTTGAGCCCTGCACCTTTGCTGCAGTTCTTTAtttaatagtgtgtgtgtgtgtgtgtgtgtgtgtgtatttaggattttctgtatgtgtgtatatcatTTGTGATTGCGGATAGGTTTACTTCTTCCTTctcaatttggatgccttttatttctctttcttgcccAGTTGCTCTGGCTAGAACTTTTGTACAAAGTTGAATAGATGAAATAGTGAAAAGcaggcatccttgtctttttccttatCTCAGGGAGACTTCACTCTTTCACAGTTAAGCATGGCATTAGTTGTGGACTTTTCATAAACGCTTTTTCAGATTGAGAACGTTCTTATTGATGCCTTGTTTGTTGAGTATTTCTATCTTTCATTagcgctttttaatatgctgtctaggttggtcataacttttcttccaaagatggctgcagtcatcatctgttgtgattttggagcccaagaaaataaagtctgtcactgtttccattgtttccccatctatttgccatgaagtgatgggaccagatgccatgatcttagttttttgaatgttgagctttaagcgagctttttcactctcctctttcactttcatcaataggctcttcagttcctcctccctttctgccgtaagtgtggtgtcatctgcgtatctgaggttattgatatttcttccggcaatcttgattccagctcgtgcttcatccagtttaGCATTccccttgatgtactctgcatataagttaaataagcagggggacaatatacagccttaacgtagtcctttcctgatttggaaccagtatgttgttccatgtccagttctaactgtggcttcttgacctccatacagatttctctggaggcaggtaaggtggtctggtattgccatctcttgaagaattttccacagtttgttgtgatccatacagtcaaaggctttggcatagtcaataaagcagaagtagatgtttttctggaactcttgctttttcgacgatccagtacatgttggcaatttgatctctagttcctccgccttttctcaatccaggtgaacatctggaagttcttggttcacgtactgtgaagcctggcttggagaattttgagcatcactttgctagtatgtgagatgagagcaattgtgtggtagtttgaacattctttggtattgcctttctttgagattggaatgaaaactgaccttttccagtcctgtggtccctgctgagttttccaaatttgctggcatattgagtatgcCAGCGCATTAatagcatcatgttttaggatgtgaaatagctcagcttgaattccatcacctctactagctgtgttcatagtgatgcttcctgaggccctcttgacttcgcattccaggatgtctggctgtaggccagtgatcacaccattgtggttatctgggtcattaagatctttttatatagttctgtgtattcttgccacctcttcttaatatcttctgtttctgttagatccatgtggtttctgccctttattgtgcccacctttgcatgaaaggttcccttggtatctctaattttcttgaagagatctctagtctttcccattctattgttttcctctgtttctttgcactgatcactgagggaaggcgttcttttttcttttttttttaaattaatttattttaattgaaggctaattactttccaatatgtggtgggttttgccatgcatcaacatgaataaaACTATGGAACATTTCAcaaatttgcgtgtcatcctcgCTCAGGGGTCATGCTAATCTGCTCTGTATTGTTCCGATTTTAGTATATGTGTTGCCAAAGCaagcactgaggaaggctttcttatctctccttgctattccttggaactctgcattcagatgggtatatcttttcttttcttctttgcctttagcttcttttcttttctcagctatttgtaaggcctcctcagacaaccattttgcctttttccatttctttttcttggagatcgtcttgatcactgcctcctgtacactgtcatgaacctccgtccatagttcttcaggcactctatcagatctaatcccttgaatctatttgttacttcaactgtataatcataagggatttgatttaggtcatgcctgaatggtctagtcgttttctctacttttttcaatttaagtttgaattttgcaataaggagttcatgatctgagccacagtcagctcccggtcttggttTTTGTTGCCTgtatatagagtttctccatctttggctgcaaagaaggcaatcgatctgattttggtattaaccatctggtgatgtccacgtgtaaaatcttctcctgtgtttttggaagagggtgtttgctatgaccagtgcgttctcttggcagaactctattagcctttgccctgcttcattctgtcctccaaggccaaatttgcctgttactccaagtatctcttgacttcctacttttgcattccagtcccctataatgaaaaggacatctattttgggtgttagttctaaaaggtcttgtaggtcttcatagagccgttcaagttcagcttcttcagcattactggtcaggacatagacttggattactgtgatattgaatagtttgccttggaaacgaacagagatcattctgtcatttttgagattgcaccgaagtactgcgttttggactcttgttgactatgagtcacctactccatttcttctaagggattcttgcccacagtagtagatataatggtcatctgaattaaattcgcccgttccagtccattttagctcactgattcctaaaatgtcgatgttcactcttgccatcgcctgtttgactacttccaatttaccttgattcatggacctaacattccaggtccaaTGTTAGGTTGATTCCAGTGAACCACCATCATTCTAGAATAagtcccacttggtcatggtgtataattcttttacTGTGTTGCTGGGTTCAGTCTACTAGTGTTTCGTGAGGAATTTTGCACCTATATTTATAAGGGATTttggtttgtagttttcttttcttgtgatatcTTTATTTAGCTTTGGCATCAGGGTAATGCTGGTCACATACAAAGAGTTAAGAAgtattctcttgtattttttggaagattttgagctttggtattaattctttaaatgagtGGTAGAATTTGCGTGTGAAGTCCACTCGTCCTGGAATTTCCTGagaggtttttgattactgattcagtctCATCCCTTGATATAGATATatccagattttctatttcttcctgagttACTTTTGGTagtttgtatgtttctaggaatttgtccattttatctagGTTTCTCATTTGTTGGCATACAAGTGTTCATAGTATTCTCctataatgctttttatttttgtacaaCCGATAGTAATGAcccctttcatttctgattttagtaatttataaatctctttttttcttaaacaactCAAAAGTGTGTCAATTTTCTTGATTGTTTCAAAGAACCAacatttggtttcattgatttttctctgttgtttttctaCCCTCCATTTTGTTCATCTCCTCTCTAATCTTTAGCATCTCCTTCCTTCTGTTCGCTCTGGGTTAAATTTGCCTGAGCTCCTTCCTCCTTTTAATGTCAGGCATTGACACCTATAAGTTTCCTCTCAGCATGGCTCTTGCTGCATCCCATAAAATTTAGTGTgttgtttccatttccatttgtCTCAAAGCATTTTCTAActtatcttttgatttcttttgtaacCGATTAGTTGTTTAGGGgaatgttgtttaatttccacatatttgtgaagtTTCCAGTTTTCCTATTGTTGGTTTCTATTTTCATTCCACTGTGAGTGGAAAAGATGCTTTGTGTGATTTTACTCTTTTGAAAGTTATTGCAGCTTTGTTTTGTAGCCTAATATATGATCTCTCCTGGGGAgcgttccatgtgcacttgggaAGAAGGTATATTCTGCTGTTTTCAGGTCGAGTGTTGTGTGTATAGGTCTCTTTGGCCTATTTGGTTCATATGTGTTCAAATCCTCTGTTTCCTTGTTGATCTTCTCTCTAGTTGTTCTATCCTTTATTGAAAGCGGAATCTTGAAGGCTCTATTATTGTATAcatgtttatttctccttcaatttTGTCAATTTTTGCTCCTTATTTTTTAGGACTTTGTTTTTAGGTAgtactcacacgctagtaaagtaatgctcaaaattctgcaagccaggcttcagcagtacataaaccatgaacttccagatgtttaagctggttttagaaaaggcagaggaaccagagatcaaattgccaacatctgctggatcatcaaaaaagcaagagagttccagaaaaacatctatttctgctttattgactatgccaaagcctttgactgtgtggaccacaataaactgtggaaaattctaagagatgggaataccagaccacctgacctgcctcttgagaaacatatgcaggtcaggaagcaacagttagaactggacatggaacaacagactggttccaaataggaaaaggagtacgtcaaggctgtatattgtccccctgcttatttaacttatatgccgagtacatcatgagaaacgctgggctggaagaagcacaagctagaatcaagattgccgggagaaatatcaataacctcagatatgcagatgacaccacacttatggcagaaagtgaagaggaactaaaagcctcttgatgaaagtgaaagaggagagtgaaaaagttggcttaaagctcaacattcagaaaactaagatcatggcatctggtcccatcacttcatgggaaatagatggggaaacagtggaaacagcgtcagactttatttctctgggctccaaaatcactgcagatggtgactgcagccatgaaattaaaagacgcttactccttggaaggaaagttatgaccaacctagatagcatattcaaaagcagagacattactttgccaacagaggtccatctagtcaaggctatggcttttccagtggtcatgtatggatgtgagagttggactgtgaagaaagctgagcgccgaagaattgatgcttttgaactgtggtgttggagaagactcttgagagttccttggactgcaaggagatccaaccagtccatcctaaaggagatcagtcctgggtgttcgttggaaggactgatgctgaagctgaaactccaatactttggccacctcgtgcgaagagtagttgactcattggaaaagactctgatgctgggagggattgggggcaggaggaaaaggggacgacagaggatgagatggctggatggcatcaccgactcgatggatgttgagtctgagtgaactccgggagttggtgatggacagggaagcctggcgtgctgcaattcatggggttgcaaagagctggggacgactgagtgactgaactgaactgataattattatatcttcttgatgGCTTactcttttataaatatataacatcttTCTTTGTCTCCTGAATGATTTTTGAattagtctttttgtttttctgatattagtATATCCACCTCAACTGTCGTTTGCTTATGTTTGCACAAAATACCTTTTgtccatcctttcactttcagtctatttgTGTTTTTGACTCCAAAGTGGCAGACAGCATGTAGTTGAATCATTAAAAAATCGGTTCTGACAATCTCTGACTCCTTTTTAAtaaaactgatttatttttggctgtgctgggtccttgttgctgtgtgggcttttctctagtttactCAGGCTTCCCATtttagtggcttctcttgttgcagagcacggactctgggtgctcgggcttcagtagttgtggcccacgggcttagttgccccacggcaagtggaatcttcctcggccagggatctaacctgtgtccccttcaaTGGCAGGCTGATTCTCAACCACCGGCCAATGCTTTTCTCAACCATTAAAAGTTCAATCTCTGACTTTTAACTGGAAAGCCAAATCCATTTACAAAACCAGGAAGTGTCCATCTCATGAAAAGGCAAGCAGCTTGAGGATAAAGACTGGCCTTCCAATGTTTGCATCCCTCCACGAGCCTGTCTCAGTGCCCGCCACTTAGAGCCCTCTCCAACTGTTTGTTCGCAGACACTGGCTGCTTCTGAGGGAAACCGGGCCTGTTGGCAGAGCTGTGTCAGGCTGGGGAGGTGGCAGTGGCTGGGTAGGGGGGTAGTGCTGGGCATCGCAGAGGGACCAGCAAGTGTAGCCCCTCAGTccaagtttttgtttctttttttaaaagtaggttttattatttatttgactaccctgggtcttggttgtagcacagaggctctttagtt is part of the Bos javanicus breed banteng chromosome 29, ARS-OSU_banteng_1.0, whole genome shotgun sequence genome and harbors:
- the B4GAT1 gene encoding beta-1,4-glucuronyltransferase 1, which gives rise to MQMSYAIRCAFYQLLLAALMLVAMLQLLYLSLLSGLHGQEEQDQYFEFFPPSPRSVDQVKAQLRTALASGGVLDASGDYRVYRGLLKTTMDPNDVILATHASVDNLLHLSGLLERWEGPLSVSVFAATKEEAQLATVLTYALSSHCPDMRARVAMHLVCPSRYEAAVPDPREPGEFALLRSCQEVFDKLARVAQPGVNYALGTNVSYPNNLLRNLAREGANYALVIDVDMVPSEGLWRSLREMLDQSKQWAGTALVVPAFEIRRARRMPMNKNELLQLYQVGEVRPFYYGLCTPCQAPTNYSRWVNLPEETLLRPAYVVPWQDPWEPFYVAGGKVPTFDERFRQYGFNRISQACELHVAGFDFEVLNEGFLVHKGFKEVLKFHPQKEAENQHNKILYRQFKQELKAKYPDSPRHC